The following proteins come from a genomic window of Acinonyx jubatus isolate Ajub_Pintada_27869175 chromosome C1, VMU_Ajub_asm_v1.0, whole genome shotgun sequence:
- the DNAJB2 gene encoding dnaJ homolog subfamily B member 2 isoform X1 — translation MASYYDILDVPRSASADDIKKAYRKKALQWHPDKNPDNKEFAERKFKEVAEAYEVLSDKHKREIYDRYGREGLTGAGTGPSRAEPGGGGPGFTFTFRSPEEVFREFFGSGDPFAELFDDLGPFSELQSRGSRHSGPFFTFSSSFPGHSDFSSSSFSFSPGAGAFRSVSTSTTFVQGHRITTRRIMENGQERVEVEEDGQLKSVTINGVPDDLALGLELSRREQQQSVTSRSGGTQVRQTPVSRPSDSDLSEDDEDLQLAMAYSLSEMEAAGKKPAGGRGAQRRRQGRPKAQDQDPGMGGAPEAARGDATKPSPSPEEKASRCLIL, via the exons ATGGCATCCTACTACGATATCCTAGACGTGCCGCGAAGTGCGTCCGCTGATGACATCAAGAAGGC GTATCGGAAGAAGGCTCTACAGTGGCACCCAGACAAGAACCCGGATAATAAAGAATTTGCTGAGAGGAAGTTCAAGGAGGTGGCCGAGGCATATGAAGTGCTGTCAGACA AGCATAAGCGGGAGATCTACGACCGTTATGGCCGGGAAGGGCTGACTGGGGCAG GAACTGGCCCATCTCGAGCGGAACCTGGTGGTGGTGGGCCCGGCTTCACCTTCACCTTCCGCAGCCCCGAGGAGGTCTTCCGGGAGTTCTTCGGGAGCGGAGACCCTTTTGCGGAGCTCTTTG ATGACCTGGGCCCCTTCTCAGAGCTTCAGAGCCGGGGTTCCCGACACTCGGGCCCCTTCttcaccttctcttcctccttccctgggcaCTCTG ATTTCTCCTCCTCATCTTTCTCCTTCAGTCCTGGGGCTGGTGCTTTTCGCTCTGTTTCTACGTCTACCACCTTTGTCCAAGGACATCGCATCACGACACGCAG AATCATGGAGAACGGGCAGGAACGGGTGGAAGTGGAAGAAGACGGGCAGCTGAAGTCAGTCACAATCAATG GTGTCCCAGACGACCTGGCACTGGGCTTGGAGCTGAGCCGGCGTGAGCAGCAACAGTCTGTCACCTCCAGGTCCGGGGGCACACAGGTCCGGCAGACCCCTGTCTCCCGCCCCTCTGACAGCGACCTCTCTGAGGATGATGAAGATCTGCAGCTCGCCATGGCCTACAGCCTGTCAGAGATGGAGGCAGCTGGGAAGAAACCGGCAGGTGGGCGGGGGGCGCAGCGTCGACGGCAGGGGCGGCCCAAGGCTCAGGACCAAGATCCCGGCATGGGGGGGGCTCCTGAGGCTGCCAGGGGGGACGCGACCAAACCCAGCCCGTCCCCGGAGGAGAAGGCCTCTCGCTGCCTCATCCTCTGA
- the DNAJB2 gene encoding dnaJ homolog subfamily B member 2 isoform X2 — protein sequence MASYYDILDVPRSASADDIKKAYRKKALQWHPDKNPDNKEFAERKFKEVAEAYEVLSDKHKREIYDRYGREGLTGAGTGPSRAEPGGGGPGFTFTFRSPEEVFREFFGSGDPFAELFDDLGPFSELQSRGSRHSGPFFTFSSSFPGHSDFSSSSFSFSPGAGAFRSVSTSTTFVQGHRITTRRIMENGQERVEVEEDGQLKSVTINGVPDDLALGLELSRREQQQSVTSRSGGTQVRQTPVSRPSDSDLSEDDEDLQLAMAYSLSEMEAAGKKPADVF from the exons ATGGCATCCTACTACGATATCCTAGACGTGCCGCGAAGTGCGTCCGCTGATGACATCAAGAAGGC GTATCGGAAGAAGGCTCTACAGTGGCACCCAGACAAGAACCCGGATAATAAAGAATTTGCTGAGAGGAAGTTCAAGGAGGTGGCCGAGGCATATGAAGTGCTGTCAGACA AGCATAAGCGGGAGATCTACGACCGTTATGGCCGGGAAGGGCTGACTGGGGCAG GAACTGGCCCATCTCGAGCGGAACCTGGTGGTGGTGGGCCCGGCTTCACCTTCACCTTCCGCAGCCCCGAGGAGGTCTTCCGGGAGTTCTTCGGGAGCGGAGACCCTTTTGCGGAGCTCTTTG ATGACCTGGGCCCCTTCTCAGAGCTTCAGAGCCGGGGTTCCCGACACTCGGGCCCCTTCttcaccttctcttcctccttccctgggcaCTCTG ATTTCTCCTCCTCATCTTTCTCCTTCAGTCCTGGGGCTGGTGCTTTTCGCTCTGTTTCTACGTCTACCACCTTTGTCCAAGGACATCGCATCACGACACGCAG AATCATGGAGAACGGGCAGGAACGGGTGGAAGTGGAAGAAGACGGGCAGCTGAAGTCAGTCACAATCAATG GTGTCCCAGACGACCTGGCACTGGGCTTGGAGCTGAGCCGGCGTGAGCAGCAACAGTCTGTCACCTCCAGGTCCGGGGGCACACAGGTCCGGCAGACCCCTGTCTCCCGCCCCTCTGACAGCGACCTCTCTGAGGATGATGAAGATCTGCAGCTCGCCATGGCCTACAGCCTGTCAGAGATGGAGGCAGCTGGGAAGAAACCGGCAG ATGTGTTCTGA